The segment TAGAGAAAACTTCACATGGTGCATGAAGAACAAGAGGGGCAGACATCCTCCTGTAGAAACTATCCAAGACATGGGATCTGAGTCTGACACTGATAAATATGCAAACCCAAACTAGGAACATCTGAGGAATTAGCTAGCTTATACCTTACAATGGAAACTGGATTTTAACTGTTTTCCAACTAGGACTGTTTTGCAGAGTTAGGTAAGCAGGGACACCTTTTGCATTTTGAGACTGCACAGGTGACATACAGTGTCTGCCCTAAAGTCCACTGTCTCCGCAGTCTCCAGGGCTAGCGCACAGCTAGCatgtgtgaggacctgggtttcacCTTAGCACTGCCACCGTGTAATTACAGTGTAATGCCTCTTGTACTAGTGTGTTCGAAACTTTAATTTCATCACAAAGAATTCCTCACGTCAGTCACAATATGGGAAGGTTAAGGCTCAGGCTATAGCTTAGGAACAGAGGGCTTACCTAGCATGTGACAGGGTCTAAGTGGAATCTctaacataaacaaacaaacaaacaaaaattattgtgCCCCTCCCACAAAGGTAATCTATTCTGGAGTGTCACTTTGGCTTCTAAAATTAGTTTCAGTAACATTTCTTGTGTTGAAAGCTGCTAGGCTGCCTCTAAGCCCATCTTTAactgtaaatttggttttgctgtAAGATCACACTGCTGTATGCattgagaaatgttttttttccccaagctgTCCACAATTTAGCCAGCAGgacttaatttcatttaaaaaaaaaaaaaaaattggtgacTAGCCAGACtagtgcatccctttaatcccagcacttgagaggcagaggcaggcagatttctgagtttgaggccagcctggtctacagagtgagttccaggacagccagggctacacagagaaaccctgtctcgaaaaaccaaaccaaccaaccaaacaaaacattaaaaaaaatctctaaaaccaCCAACTAAGAATAGTTTCAAAACAGactattttttggtttgtttttgttaaaagtTACCTGTAATTGATAACATCAGAACAACCCAGTCTCCACTCTAAAGTTTCTGTAGTGAAGTCATCTGTATTTCCTAGGTCGGTGAATCCAACAACATAATCTTGTGTCTTGCCGTCTCTCAAGAGAGCTAGTGTGGGGATGACTTTGATCCGCAGTCTCTCACAGAGGAATGGTGCCTTTTCCACATTCAGCTTCAAAAACTTGGTTTCAAGATGTTTTTTGGCCAGAATTGCCAAATGTCTGTCTAGTATTTTACACCTGGACGTTAAGGCAGAGAGGTAAAAGCTAAAGGGAGCAGCCCTGCGCAGCCCATTTCACAGCTTTTCTATAATTGTATGAATTGTCAcacttacaataaaaacaaagagagtcTTGGATGGAAGACAGAACTGAAGCTGACAGAACTCACAAGAAGCAAAACCAGAGCTGATGTCCCATTTGGAATTCAGGACTAAAACCTGAGTCACCAAGACATCCCCGAACCATGTAACCATCTGGGAAGCTCTTCAGTCAAAGGTTACTGACTCTCTTTAAATATGGGTAGTGTGATTTACAAGAAATGGGTGGCATTACTGGGGACTCCACCTCTTCCTAAACTGCCCCCACCGGGTCTCCCCCCACTGAACCCAGTAAACTTCCCGTTCAGTTTCGTACTTTTTGCTAATCCATCTACTGAAGAGGAGGTGACAtttcttcaaattaaaatatgttttacacAAACCGAGCTCCTAGTGTTTTTTAAACAGACTGCCAATCTTTTATGATCAGTGGTTTGTAACACCAGGGGTTCGTTAGAGTTGGCACGTATTTACtatctccttctgcctcctgaatgctgtgactaaaggtgtgcaccactactaccCACTAAtagttgacttttaaaaactacagATGAGTCAAGACTCTCTGGGGTGGAAAAGGCAAGTACACAGCTGATTCTTGAGTACCCGGGGTTACTTTAGAACTAGGTCAGGGCTCAGTAAGTTTCCTGTAACCTTGATGTCTAATCTTGTTTTCCTGGCTGGGTCGTTTTTGCCAGGTAGTTCAATAATAACATTTTAGAGATTAGACTAGGTATAGTGGTATCtgtcttaaatcccagcactcaagatgcagaggtaggtagatctctgttagCCCTatggcagcttggtctacacagtgagctagctctagggcagccaggaagacacagagacactgtctcaaaaaaccccaaaataacaaaacaagacaagatttTAGAGATAAATGGAAAGAAGAGACAACAGGTTTTAAATGATGCTCCAACAAAAATCAAATCTGTAAGAAATACACATAAATCCTCCACATTCCAACTGTAGAAGGAACCCATTTTAATTAAGTCTATGACCATGCCATTTGTTGATTAATATATGTGGTTGTTGTTCTGAGATAAGACCTTACAGGCCGACCTCAACCCTGGGATTTTCCCcttgcctccctccatctctcaagCAATCAATGTACAGGTGTAGAACACCAAACCTGGgttaacctatttttaaaaatctagcatGGTGTATGCCTtcaattccagtactcaggaggcagaagcaggtgaatgttgttgagttcctggccagccagagctatacagcaAGACCCTCCCcgtcttaagaaaataaaataacaaatgaaacatctaccaaaacaaacaaagccgggcggtggtggcacatgcctttaatcccagcactcgggaggcagaggcaagtggatttctgagttcaaggccagtctacagagtgagttccaggacagccagagctacacagagaaaccctgtctcgaaaataaaaaacaaacaaaaaacaaaaacaagcaaacaaacaaaacaaaacaaaaaaccaaccaaacaaaccaaaaaccaccaAACCAAACTGAACCAAACCACTTAAAAAGCCAGTGGTAGGGCTGAAGAGAGAtgtctcaacagttaagagtactggctgctcccacagaggacacaggttcagttcccagtacccacgtggtGGTCACAATTGTTCTTGATCTAGTTTCAGGACATCTGGATTTcatcttctggtttctgtatgcatgtatgttgcaAAGACATATATGCTGACAAagcacatatttatacacataaagaagaaaaaataaatcttaaaaaaagacaaCACAGAAGTACCAGTAATAATAAGTATATAGCCTCATATTTAAAACATAGATTTagtcaaaaaacaacaacaaaaaaatagatttagAACTCCTCTATTACCTAGTAGCTGAGTTACTTCACCTCTCCatacaagaaaaagaattataacCCACACCTCAAAGGGCGACTATAAACATCCCAAAAGACAAATGCACATTCATGGATGTATCTAGCTTACTCTGTGCTGTATTCAAAAGTCAATAGAATGGTTTTGATTTTAGTTCCCCAGATCTGCCCAGAGGTGAGCACTCGGGTTCACTGTCTCCTCCATCAGACATATTTACTTAACCTCCACTCGGTGTCAGCATTTCTGCTCTAGAGCCAGTGACGGCAAATGCTCTGCTTTCATAAAAGCAACCATCCACCAAAGAAAGCCATAAGTCAAGCAAGTGTATGTAGCATCAGTCTTATCTGCTGGTGTCAGTAGATCACTTTACTCAGCTGTGGCAGGCTGGCActtaaggaaaggaagaaggttCCATGCCTTCCACCTTTCTAATTCTCAGTATCTGCTTTCATCATCTGAGAGAATGAATCCAAGGCAGTCAGACTCTGAAAAGTGTTAACACTAAATTGGTTGGCTCTGAGGCTAAGCTGAGGGCCAGGTGGGCTACAGTAGAGAGAGAAGGCAGTGAGTCAGTTATCCTGCATGTTCACCCAAGAGAGGTGGTACCAGAAAATTGCTATTATGATTCTAGATCTgaggctggaatgatggctcagcagttaagagcactgactgctcttctggaggtcctgagttcaattcccagctaccacatggtggctcatagccatctgtaataggatctgatgctttggtctggtgtgtctgaagacagctacagtgtacctacatataataaataagcaaatctttaaaaaaaacaaatgactctAGATCTATTATTATcagcttttctaatttttaaaaatcctgcaATCTGGCTAATTCTTAAGTTGTCAAATTTCAAAGGTTGGCAACTACCCTATTttgaaggaacacacacacacacacacacacacacacacactcttacatgCACACAACTGAGTCCTTTCTTTTAAGACATAACCTCTTGGGCTGAGGCTATCGCTCAGCTGTAGGACAGTTGCCTACCATGTACAAATCCTTAGTTCTTGCCCCCTCAAAAAATATAACCTGGGGGAGGTGTGCTACTTTCCCTGTCTAAGGGGCTACCCTCAGAGACTGGGCTGTCTTAAGGGAAATTACTTCTCTCCAAACCTGGCAGTTCCAGCTACAGTTCTGATGAAAGACTTGGTCAAGCCTGTCTCCTTACCAAGAGGACAAagactcaaaggataaacaactGTGAAAGCTGTTGGCTTCCAATCCCCAGTATCCTGAGAACACAGCATATCCAACTATTGCTTTGGTAAGAACTACAAGCATTTTACTTCAGGAAGTCTTTGGAGTTACATGGAGAAACCACAGCTCGGCACAATGAAGCATTTACACAGGAGTGTTGACTTCCAGTAAGACTGACTTATTTACTTGCAGGCTGCTGGCTTTTTAGTCAATCTTTACAATAATGAAAGCACCCGTGACCATATCACCACTTAACAACATGGCAGTTGtccttttaatttcctcagttagCAAGTCCAGCAGTGTGTCTATGCAAATGTCTCACCACAGTAGAGAAGAACGGACGCCATGTTACCTGAATGTGGTGTCTCTGTAGAAATGGCAAACCACTTTCTCACTCTCCTTGACTTCTTGAAAGAAGTCTCTCTCACTGCCGATTTCTCTGTACTCCCCGTGCCCTTTGGAAAGCCACTCCTAATTTCAAGAGAAGCAAAAAAGACCCAGCTGAAACATGTTTCCATGAGACGGAGTGTTTTAGGTACTAATCACTGTGTACTTTTGTAATGGAAGCAATTTTATCACATAGCAGGTGTTCCCATCAGCAGTTGCCTTTCCGCAGTAGCCATCAGTGCAGATACAGTCTGTAGGCAGGAGTGACTGTTTCTATGACAGGGGTTCAATTAAGGTAGTTTCCCATCTTGATCATTTACCTGCTTCATTTTAAGTTTCACAGTCAGAATTTAGGTCTGAGAGACATGACATGAAAATACCAATTTAACTTTCACATGCATGCTCTTTAAACTAGTAAAATCAGGAGTGTTTGATCCAAATGATTACAaaagggtttttctgtttattttgtgatGCGAGGGACTGAACTGGGATAAAGAGCAAGCTAGGGAAGAGCTTTAGAAAATAACgttcttgcctttaatcccagcacttgggaggcagaggcaggtggatttctgagttcgaggccagcctggtctacagagtgagtaccaggacagccagggctatccagagaaaccctgtctcgaaaaagccaaaaaacaaaaacaaaaacaaaacaacaagaaaataacGTTCTTACAGGCAATTAAGGAATTCGGAGAGTGGGAGAGTCGGGTCTTTTCCAGggagagcacaccaactggttatccactATCAAATAGTCAGCCTTGAAAGTGTGCACACGagtaacattacacagactgagcagGGTATATTTAGGTATGTGTAGCTACAAATACATACAGGGATGTAACAACAATTAGTGAGAACAATTACTGAACTTGAAAGGGAGAATATGGGATGGTTTGGAAGGAGCAAAGGGAAGTGGGTAATGATATAATCATATGACAATCTCAAAATTAAGAAATGTCCTATCCATAGCAAAACAAACTACCTCAAGAAATAAAGcccaggccgggcggtggtggtgcacgcctttaatcccagcacttgggaggcagaggcaggcggatttctgagttcgaggctagcctggtctacagagtgagttccaggacagccaaggctacacagagaaaccctgtctcgaaaataccaaaaaacaacaacaacaacaacaacaacaacaaaaacctttagggctggagagatggctcagcagttagcaccgactgctcttccgaaggtccagagttcaaatcccagcaaccacatggtggctcacaaccatccaaaatgaggtctgacaccttcttctggagtgtctgaggatagttacagtgtattcacatgtaataataaataaatctttaaaaaaaaaaaaaaagaaaaagaaataaagcccaTCAACCCTGGGGACTGTGTAGTTACCAGAGCTCAGGAGTTTAGGAACTTATCTGCTTCTGATGTTGATCTCAAAATAGGCAGGGGCTTCTAGACCAGTGAGCAGAGTCCTCAGAAGGCAAAGTATTCTACCCATGTGGTGTCCAGAGCCAGGGAAAAGCCTTACATCTAGTTCAGCTTCCTAAGTGGAAGCAGGGCCCTTATCGACCAAGCCCCTTCCACCTTTCCTGTGGCAGAAAGCTTGTCACCTTAAACAGATGCCCACTCTCCCTTTCAGGCAGctgtttaggaaaaaaaacccaaaaaacaaaaaacaaaacaaaacaaaaaaaaacaaactgcgGAGGAAGGCAGCAGTGGCAATGCCTGCTCCCACAGTAACTGACCAGGGTTTTAATGAGCTTTCTGAGCCTTCACCTTCCCTCTCGAAAGTGGGTGCAACAAACTAACCCTCAAAACCACAACGGgggtgctggcacacaccttcaaccccagtgctttggaggcagaagcggtggatgtctatgagttctaggccagtcatgGCTACATAGTCAGCTCCTGCCCCCCCACAAAAGACAATCTAATAAATTGCACACAAGTCTAACACTTAGAAATATCTTCTCACACAGAaccattgtatttctttttgacaTGTGGACCCTAAGCTTGGTCTAAGAGAAGAGTTTTAACCTCTCTTTTACTATCATTGCCTCAGTCAAATGCTACATCTTGCCTAAATCTTCCCTAGTGTTCTATTCCTGGGCAGATATTTAACAGTGACAGAGATGTGAATTCAGAACATCCTGCAAGGGAGGGGGGAAAGTCACATGACTGCACAGTGCAGCCAGGAGCACAGTACTACAGTGATTTCAGACTAGGAGGGAGGTTACTTGTTTCTGTTGCTGAGCCTTCCTGAGCGCTGCCAGTCTCTTTTCTTTGAGCAGCTCCAGTTCATCTTCACCGATCTGGTCCAGTTTCTGAATTTCAGAGTCCAAGTGATTTTCCACTAGCTTAGCAGCCTGCAGGAACTGGTTCTCTAGGACTTCTGAGAACATGTCGATAGATCCATTACCTTCCATTTTTCTAAGTGGTCTTGGTTCTGGGGTGGGAGTTCACAAGAAAACAAGTATTAAATTTACACTTTGgaggctttgctttttttttttttttttaaagacagggtctctataaCAGGGCCTGAGACCTCAACACAACAGATGCTATATAGTAGGCACTATTTTGGCCTTAGAACTCAGCATGTAGGCCTTAACACCTGCCAAAACCAGAATAAAGATGTAAACCATCAAAAACCTCATCCATAGTTCCAGAATCTAGGGAAATCCCTAAATATACTAACTTGCTTTTCGGCTTCTatgaaagtcatttttctttcaggCACATTGCCTTAGGGAGTTTCATTTGCATACTTCCTCAGAAATAACCCGACAAAAACATTACAAGTCtgggttacagtccatcacttcGAGGACGTAAGGCACTTGAAGCAGAAGACATTACATTCAGTCATAAGGAGACAGAAATGAACACACGCACGTCTGCTTGTGTCCAGCATCTACTGGAGAACATTAACAAGGGAGTAGATTATTTAAAGCAACCAAGACAATCCCTACTCTCTGAGCCATGCCCACTGCCAACCTGATCTACCCAATCCCCCAACAATGAgtctttcttcccaggtgactgtaGATTATTCTATCAAGTTGACAGCTAAAACTAGTCGACTCACACAAAATAagcctgggcatggtggcttatgaTTACAACCTCAGTTCTCAAGGGCAGAAACATAAGCCTCAGACCATCCTTGGACACATTTGGAGCGAtaggcctgggctacataagaccatTAAAAAGAAGTCCTAATCTACTCTTTAAATCCCAATCGTCAGCTTCTCATAAATACTATACAACTGAAAAGAAGCTGTATTCCCAGGATCCCTAATCCAGGCAAGAGAGAGATACGACTGGGACTCTCCAGAAGGGACTAGAAGAAAGAATCCAAGACCAGGATTGTAGCTACTCAGAATTTGCCATCAATACGGCACAGTATTCGCTTATCCCCGAGGTTTTCACAGGAGACCTTTACAAGTAAATTCGGAGCTTCACGCGTCTATCAAGTGCTGCGTTGCGTTAGGCGGAGGTGGTCACTGCCTTTAGACTGGGGGTAAGGAAATAGCTTAGTGGTCCCCATAACTTTCTATTTATTGAACCAAACCGAGTATTATTTTTACCGGTGAACTGGGGGGGCGGGTGCTGACACCTATTTACTCTCCTACAAATTCCTACCCGAATCCCTAACCCCATATACCTGTCATCCGACTCTTCGCCACTCCCTGAGCTCAAGGGACTGGTGGAGGAGTTCCGGGGTACGCGAGTTCACACTAACTGGGGCGCATGCGCCATAGCCTCCGCAGCCGAGGCCCGCCCACctgccccagcccctgcccctCCCCGACCCCGACTGAGACGTGTCCTTCATCAACACTGGGACGCTGTGGCAAGATCGGCCACAGCACCCTCTGCCGTACCTGGACGACTGGAGAAGCCTACGGAGAGAGGAAGCCGCAGATCAAGAATACCGACCAGGTTCACGCAGGTTTCAACCTCGCAGCAATTGTTAAGGGCGGCGAAGGAGCTGTCAACTCCACCTTTTCATTGGCTACAGCACTCTCGCGATACTACGTGAGACACCCGCGGAAGGGGCGGTGGCGAGTGACGAAAGCCAGGAGCAGCCCTATCCTCCGCCACCCGGAACTACCGGCTTCCGAGCCTATGCTTCACGTGGGCTAAAGGCGCGCAAGGGGGGGGAGGAcggggggcgggggaggtggAATAGGCGCTAGGGACGCTGGGAATTGTAGTTTTTTGTACACTAACTGCGTGTCCCGGCTTTTAAAGCTTTGTGGAAAGGAGCTCGATCTTGCTCGCCTGAGTGACAGAGGGGCTTCATTTCCTTGGTGTTTAATAGTTTCTAAAGTGTAGCTTACAGTGCACTATAAATCTGTACACAGATCACACTAGTAACACCGCCCCGAAACATATGGAGAAAAATTTCACCACTCCAGAATCTTCCCTCCTGACTTTCTTAAACACATGCATTTTTAGAACTTGCTCATATGAAGATTCATATTAGGAGACCAGTCGCTGTGCCCTTATGTTTTTTTCCCTTAATAAATGTACACAGTTGACGATtcatgagtgtttttttttttttgtcctgccACCCCCAGAAAGCTCATCATTGACCCCTTGTGGTCCTGTAATGGACTTCCCGCAGCCGAGGCCGCGTAGGCACGAGAATTTTTCAGTCTCACTTCTGCGTCGAATGCCAGCCTCGGGAACGGTGCCGACGTGAGACACGAATGGCCTCATTGTCGTCCTCTAGGTTCTAGAACCCGGGAGCTGTGGGGACGTCGGTGCGCGGCGCTCACTTGCGGCTAGGGGGCGCTCGGGTTCCCACCTGGCCGGCGGGTCCACTGGAGACGCTCTAGCCGAAGCGCCGCTCTCGATGAGCCGCGCCCTGCGTCCCCACGCCGAGGCGGCGGGGCGATGCGCTTGCGTACTGAGGGCTCACACCATATGTGCCCTGTCCCAGTGCGCGGGTCTGTGGAGAGCCGGGTGCGAGAGGCGGCGGCGCGAGGGGGACCGAGCCGAGCGGGCATTGGAGTCAGCTGGGAGACAGTGGGTCTGTGAGACACCGAACCGAGGGGCCGGGGCCGCGAGCGCCGCTGACAAGCGAtggggaagaaacagaaaaacaagagcgAAGACAGGTAGGCGGCGGGGCTCGGGCCGGGGGTCCTTCCTCCCGGAGTCGCGCGGGGCCCTGGGTGGGCGAGCCTCGACGGGGCGCGTCCCGCGGCCGGGGCTCGGACTGGGGTCCGAGGCGTGGGGCTGGGGGAGCTCGGAGGTCGTTTGGGGGTCCGGGCGGTGTGGGGCTGGCCTCGGGCGCTGCTAAGCCAGGCCTACGGCCCAGGTGAGTGCCAGCCGGGCCGTGGGagccggggtggggtggggcgggccGGGAGCGGCTCCCTCGTCTCCCCCGGCCCTGGGAACGCCTCCCGGAGCGGCTCAGGAACTTCGGAGTTGCTCGGGGTTGCGGAGAGGTAGCCCAGCGGCTCCCTCCTCCTGTGTGCCAAGTTGGAAACACTTGTGGGGTTATTTAAAGTCCCGGTTGCCCAGGCTCCTGCTTTCGGGCTTTCCATTTTCCGGCCTGTCTTTTTCGCGTGTGTCTTGGCTTCCTAACCACTTCCCTTAAGAAAGGTGGacggggccgggcggtggtggcgcacgcctttaatcccagcacttgggaggcagaggcagaaggatttctgagttcgaggccaacgtggtatacagagtgagttccaggtcagccaggactacacagagaaaccgtgtctcgaaaaaacaaaaagaaaaaaaaaaaagaaaaggtggaggGGAAGCAACCAGTCAGGGTTGCTTGCTGCTTTCtaaccttaaagaaaaaaaaaagcttttccaggggagggagtgtgtgtttatgagctCCTTAGTCGGAGGTTTGGGGAGCATGCCTGTGCCACATTCGACTAAGTTCTTTTACCCTTTTCAGTTGAGTTGACTTCCTGGGAGTCTGCAACCATCTGTTCCTTTTCATCTTTAAGCAGTAGCCATTCAGCATAATTTAAAGCACAACAGGTAAccgaaaacaaaaccaagccccGTGGCACTTCATCACCGGGGCTCACTCAGACGTGGTTGGTTTTGAAGTTAAAGCTATTAAGTGTATGTCAGAACGCTAAGTTTGTGGACCTCACAGTTGGCTATCTGGCGAGTAGAATTAAaagactagccttgaattttGGTTTTAGGTCTGTTGGAGAATGTAAACTGGCCTGGAGCATAGATTCTGGGCCGAGTTAGAGTTTATGAGGAACAGGGTTTATCACAAATTTAAGTGTGAGTGTTAAGAGTGGACAGCAGAGGAGGGATCTGTGGAGCAGGGAAGCTGAAAACTTCCTCTGGAATGGGGGTAGGGCTTCTCAAAGAGTGGCCTGAAAGTTACTGTTAATCAAATCAGGAGAATAGAAAGAGGTAAGTAGATATTTCTGAACCTTTGATAGGACATTGGCATACATGAGTTACATTTTTTCTGAGAAAAGTTTTGAGTTCTGTCAGTCTGTCAgtcatccatccgtccatctatcatctctgtatttgtctatCTCTGTGTTAAAACATCACCCTACCCTGCCTTTGCTGGTCTGCAAATACCATCACGTGGCCAGTTCTAAATTACCTACTTGTTGGGTACGCTAAACCAAATCTAAGAGGCCTTTCATGTGTAAAAACATAAGGTGTATCTGAAAGATAAACATTGTACTGGGGCCCTGCAGAAATGTAACAGAATACTACCACAGTTGGATTAGTACTAAATAATAGGAACTGGTTTCTTACCTCTCCAG is part of the Mastomys coucha isolate ucsf_1 unplaced genomic scaffold, UCSF_Mcou_1 pScaffold14, whole genome shotgun sequence genome and harbors:
- the Txndc9 gene encoding thioredoxin domain-containing protein 9 isoform X1, whose product is MTEPRPLRKMEGNGSIDMFSEVLENQFLQAAKLVENHLDSEIQKLDQIGEDELELLKEKRLAALRKAQQQKQEWLSKGHGEYREIGSERDFFQEVKESEKVVCHFYRDTTFRCKILDRHLAILAKKHLETKFLKLNVEKAPFLCERLRIKVIPTLALLRDGKTQDYVVGFTDLGNTDDFTTETLEWRLGCSDVINYSGNLMEPPFQSQKKFGTNFTKLEKKTIRGKKYDSDSDDD
- the Txndc9 gene encoding thioredoxin domain-containing protein 9 isoform X2, translated to MEGNGSIDMFSEVLENQFLQAAKLVENHLDSEIQKLDQIGEDELELLKEKRLAALRKAQQQKQEWLSKGHGEYREIGSERDFFQEVKESEKVVCHFYRDTTFRCKILDRHLAILAKKHLETKFLKLNVEKAPFLCERLRIKVIPTLALLRDGKTQDYVVGFTDLGNTDDFTTETLEWRLGCSDVINYSGNLMEPPFQSQKKFGTNFTKLEKKTIRGKKYDSDSDDD